In Temnothorax longispinosus isolate EJ_2023e chromosome 2, Tlon_JGU_v1, whole genome shotgun sequence, one DNA window encodes the following:
- the LOC139808263 gene encoding uncharacterized protein has translation MKRTESSVESTDLPSGSKNIGKQTENFNSLKDEVAKLEEQVRMLQLENNDLRKHVKSSKKPDHVVYGQKLLPRTPQATAIFKSPVGIVGKSGCGCKGNCSSRICGCVKNSNKCGLSCKCDDEICQNQEYYHSNATAIKRPVEKSGCDCKGDCSSRMCGCVKKNNRCGPSCKCDEEICEN, from the exons CGGCTCAAAAAACATTGGTAAGCAGACCGAAAACTTTAATAGTCTTAAAGATGAAGTTGCCAAGTTGGAGGAGCAAGTGAGAATGCTGcaacttgaaaataatgatCTGAGAAAACACGTGAAAAGCTCTAAGAAACCTGACCATGTTGTATATGGTCAGAAGCTCCTTCCCCGCACTCCACAGGCAACAGCTATATTTAAAAGTCCAGTTGGAATTGTTGGAAAGTCTGGTTGTGGCTGTAAAGGGAATTGCTCCTCACGGATTTGTGGCTGCGTGAAGAACAGCAACAAATGTGGTCTGTCATGTAAATGTGACGATGAAATATGtcaaaatcaagaatattatcATTCGAAT GCAACAGCTATTAAAAGGCCAGTTGAAAAGTCTGGTTGTGACTGTAAAGGAGATTGCTCCTCACGGATGTGTGGTTGCGTGAAAAAGAACAACAGATGTGGTCCATCATGTAAATGTGACGAagaaatatgtgaaaattag
- the LOC139808262 gene encoding probable oligoribonuclease isoform X2, translating to MTSKNTNYIVWMDLEMTGLEVDKHHILEIACIVTDKKLKIVSEELNIVIHQPDTILENMNEWCKENHTKTGLIENSRSSTVSLEEAEKTVLDLLKKHIPQGSCPLAGNSVYIDRLFLHKYMPLVNNYLHYRIIDVSTIKEIARRWNPNVYNSAPKKKLNHRALDDIKESINELRYYKNHFFKML from the exons ATGACATCCaaaaatactaattatattgtttGGATGGACTTAGAG atgaCTGGACTTGAGGTAGATAAACACCATATACTAGAAATTGCCTGCATTGTAACagataaaaaactaaaaattgttAGTGAGGAATTGAATATTGTGATACATCAACCAGACacaatattagaaaatatgaaTGAATGGTGTAAGGAAAATCACACAAAG acaGGATTAATTGAGAACTCTCGCTCAAGTACAGTATCATTGGAAGAAGCTGAGAAGACAGTACTCGACCTTTTAAAAAAACACATTCCCCAAGGTTCATGTCCATTAGCTGGAAATTCAGTGTATATAGATCGTTTATTTCTGCACAAATATATGCCATTAGTTAACAATTACTTGCACTACAGGATTATCGATGTTAGTACAATCAAGGAAATTGCTAG aagGTGGAATccaaatgtatataattcagCGCCGAAAAAGAAACTAAACCATAGGGCTCTGGATGATATAAAAGAGAGCATTAATGAACTGAGATATTACAAAAACCACTTTTTTAagatgttataa
- the LOC139808262 gene encoding oligoribonuclease isoform X1, translated as MCLKFITYNWRLLDDILLTDKMTSKNTNYIVWMDLEMTGLEVDKHHILEIACIVTDKKLKIVSEELNIVIHQPDTILENMNEWCKENHTKTGLIENSRSSTVSLEEAEKTVLDLLKKHIPQGSCPLAGNSVYIDRLFLHKYMPLVNNYLHYRIIDVSTIKEIARRWNPNVYNSAPKKKLNHRALDDIKESINELRYYKNHFFKML; from the exons ATGTGTTTAAAGTTTATCACGTATAATTGGAG aTTGTTagatgatatattattaacagacaAGATGACATCCaaaaatactaattatattgtttGGATGGACTTAGAG atgaCTGGACTTGAGGTAGATAAACACCATATACTAGAAATTGCCTGCATTGTAACagataaaaaactaaaaattgttAGTGAGGAATTGAATATTGTGATACATCAACCAGACacaatattagaaaatatgaaTGAATGGTGTAAGGAAAATCACACAAAG acaGGATTAATTGAGAACTCTCGCTCAAGTACAGTATCATTGGAAGAAGCTGAGAAGACAGTACTCGACCTTTTAAAAAAACACATTCCCCAAGGTTCATGTCCATTAGCTGGAAATTCAGTGTATATAGATCGTTTATTTCTGCACAAATATATGCCATTAGTTAACAATTACTTGCACTACAGGATTATCGATGTTAGTACAATCAAGGAAATTGCTAG aagGTGGAATccaaatgtatataattcagCGCCGAAAAAGAAACTAAACCATAGGGCTCTGGATGATATAAAAGAGAGCATTAATGAACTGAGATATTACAAAAACCACTTTTTTAagatgttataa